A section of the Campylobacter porcelli genome encodes:
- the tgt gene encoding tRNA guanosine(34) transglycosylase Tgt: protein MEFKIDKISQNARACTIKMAHGIIKTPVFMPVGTLGAIKSLDAVDMSEILDAKIILANTYHLYLRPGSKVVKGFGGLHGFSGFDRNFLTDSGGFQAFSLSHRSKADENGIKFKSHIDGSLHYFTPKSVLDTQYDLGSDIMMILDDLVALPATKERIELSLKRTIKWAKEAQMYHKTQKANGVGAHQNLFGIIQGGTDYKARKECATALCDMEFDGLAIGGLSVGESNQQMYDTVQGVMPYIDPNRPRYLMGVGTPEDLVENVSRGVDMFDCVMPTRNARNGTLFTSFGKLNIKAAAFINDHEPIDQECQCYTCKRYSRGYLNHLYKARELTFFRLASLHNLHYYLNLMKQIREAIMADKFAEFRSEFYAKRA from the coding sequence ATGGAATTTAAAATAGACAAAATAAGCCAAAACGCAAGAGCTTGCACCATAAAGATGGCTCATGGCATAATCAAAACTCCAGTGTTTATGCCAGTTGGCACACTTGGAGCGATTAAGAGTCTTGATGCGGTAGATATGAGCGAAATTTTAGACGCTAAGATAATTTTAGCCAATACTTATCATCTCTATTTACGCCCTGGAAGCAAGGTAGTAAAGGGATTTGGCGGACTTCATGGATTTAGTGGATTTGATAGAAATTTTCTAACTGATAGCGGTGGATTTCAAGCTTTTTCTCTCTCTCATCGCTCTAAGGCTGATGAAAATGGGATTAAATTTAAAAGTCATATAGATGGTAGTTTGCACTATTTTACACCAAAAAGTGTGCTAGATACGCAGTATGATTTAGGCAGTGATATTATGATGATTTTAGATGATTTAGTGGCTCTTCCAGCGACAAAAGAACGCATAGAGCTAAGCCTAAAACGCACGATAAAATGGGCCAAAGAGGCTCAAATGTATCACAAAACTCAAAAAGCAAATGGAGTTGGCGCTCATCAAAATCTCTTTGGTATCATACAAGGCGGGACTGATTATAAAGCTAGAAAAGAGTGCGCTACGGCGCTATGCGATATGGAGTTTGATGGATTAGCCATAGGTGGATTAAGCGTGGGCGAGTCAAATCAGCAGATGTATGATACAGTTCAAGGCGTTATGCCATATATCGACCCTAATCGCCCTAGGTATCTAATGGGCGTTGGTACCCCAGAGGATCTAGTAGAAAATGTAAGTCGTGGGGTGGATATGTTTGATTGCGTGATGCCTACAAGAAATGCTAGAAATGGGACTTTATTTACTAGTTTTGGTAAGCTCAATATCAAAGCGGCTGCTTTTATAAATGACCATGAGCCAATCGACCAAGAGTGCCAGTGCTATACTTGTAAAAGATACTCTAGGGGCTATCTAAATCATCTATATAAGGCTAGAGAGCTTACATTTTTTAGACTAGCAAGTTTGCATAATCTACACTACTATCTAAATTTAATGAAGCAAATAAGAGAGGCGATAATGGCTGATAAATTTGCTGAGTTTAGGAGTGAATTTTATGCGAAAAGAGCGTAA
- a CDS encoding RluA family pseudouridine synthase: MQKAYKLLAIQEGISNNEAKAMIDAGLVSVGGQRVVLARGLLKESAKFKITKLPKPSKIFEDENIIAVNKPPFITSQKIAEMFKFPLLNRLDKETSGVIMLYKNDDFQQRAIREFSQNRVKKTYLAVVKGIVCENLTINQPLTTIKTRSGAFAKIDLKNGKSAITHIAPIAVEGKKSLLRVDIETGRTHQIRVHLASSGFGVLGDEKYAKSSSNRLYLHSLRTKIFDYEFYAEPSREFFNQGFNEIDKTILKMV; this comes from the coding sequence ATGCAAAAAGCTTATAAACTTTTAGCCATTCAAGAGGGAATTTCAAATAACGAAGCAAAAGCGATGATAGATGCTGGGCTTGTGAGCGTAGGCGGTCAAAGAGTTGTGCTTGCTAGAGGGCTTTTAAAAGAGAGTGCTAAATTTAAAATTACAAAATTGCCAAAGCCATCTAAAATTTTTGAAGATGAAAATATCATAGCAGTAAATAAACCGCCATTTATCACAAGCCAAAAAATCGCTGAAATGTTTAAATTTCCACTATTAAATCGCTTGGATAAGGAGACTAGCGGAGTAATAATGCTATATAAAAATGATGATTTCCAGCAAAGGGCTATTAGGGAGTTTTCACAAAATAGGGTGAAAAAAACCTATTTAGCAGTTGTTAAGGGGATAGTGTGTGAAAATTTGACAATTAATCAGCCACTAACTACCATAAAAACAAGATCTGGAGCATTCGCAAAGATTGATCTAAAAAATGGTAAATCAGCCATCACGCATATCGCCCCAATAGCAGTCGAAGGCAAAAAATCGCTATTAAGAGTGGATATAGAGACAGGTAGAACTCATCAGATTAGGGTGCATTTAGCTAGTAGTGGATTTGGTGTATTGGGTGATGAAAAATATGCCAAAAGTAGCTCTAATAGATTATATCTACATAGTTTAAGAACTAAAATTTTTGATTATGAGTTTTACGCCGAGCCTAGTAGGGAGTTTTTTAATCAAGGATTTAATGAAATTGATAAAACCATTTTAAAAATGGTTTAA
- the waaA gene encoding lipid IV(A) 3-deoxy-D-manno-octulosonic acid transferase, whose translation MIYTLFTALLLLISSPFLWLLSFKQKFIRSIRARFFLIKNSKPKLAKYHFHACSLGEARAIEPLVRRLGDCRVSVITQTGFDYANTYADCRFLPFECFLPFWLSKSEVLIVFEAELWLNLFKVAKSNGSKTVLLNARISDKSYKNYLRFKFYYRWLFKYVDLVLAQSDLDKERLATLGAKNIKVVGNIKSANLPKPSKQYKKPDKRVIVIASSHQNEEINLLKNLNLSPNDQFFIAPRHPERFAEVCKIIKDSIKSDMSFEKFSDNMGLRSQIILIDTLGELVNLYQIADIVVLCGSFEYGIGGHNPIEAAQFGCKILSGEYIYNQKDLYKAVSGIEFCSYDDVWEKINSNLKSTKIINMCDMDKIIKEIKG comes from the coding sequence GTGATATATACTCTATTTACGGCACTTTTGCTTTTGATTTCATCTCCATTTTTATGGTTGTTGAGTTTTAAGCAGAAGTTTATCCGTAGTATAAGGGCAAGATTTTTTTTAATCAAAAATTCAAAACCAAAATTAGCCAAATACCACTTCCACGCTTGTAGTCTTGGTGAAGCTCGTGCTATTGAGCCTTTAGTAAGGCGTTTGGGTGATTGTAGGGTTAGCGTGATTACTCAAACTGGATTTGACTATGCTAATACATACGCTGATTGTAGATTTTTGCCTTTTGAGTGTTTTTTACCTTTTTGGCTAAGCAAATCAGAAGTTTTGATAGTTTTTGAAGCAGAGCTATGGCTAAATTTATTTAAAGTTGCTAAATCAAATGGATCAAAAACGGTGCTTTTAAACGCTAGAATTAGCGATAAAAGTTATAAAAATTATCTAAGATTTAAATTCTATTATAGATGGCTTTTTAAATATGTTGATTTGGTGCTAGCTCAAAGCGATTTGGATAAAGAGCGTCTAGCTACGCTGGGAGCAAAAAATATTAAGGTTGTTGGCAATATAAAATCAGCTAATCTACCAAAGCCATCAAAGCAATATAAAAAGCCAGATAAAAGAGTTATAGTAATAGCTAGTTCTCATCAAAATGAAGAGATAAATTTGCTTAAAAATTTAAATTTAAGCCCAAATGATCAGTTTTTTATCGCTCCAAGGCACCCTGAGAGATTTGCTGAAGTGTGTAAAATTATCAAAGATAGCATTAAAAGCGATATGAGCTTTGAGAAATTTAGTGATAATATGGGGTTAAGATCGCAAATTATTCTTATTGATACTCTTGGGGAGCTAGTGAATTTATATCAAATTGCCGATATTGTCGTGCTTTGTGGTAGCTTTGAATATGGCATTGGAGGGCATAATCCTATAGAGGCGGCTCAATTTGGTTGTAAAATTCTAAGCGGAGAGTATATCTATAATCAAAAAGACCTATATAAAGCAGTAAGCGGGATTGAGTTTTGCTCATATGATGATGTGTGGGAGAAGATAAACTCAAATTTAAAAAGCACAAAAATTATAAATATGTGCGATATGGATAAGATAATAAAAGAGATAAAAGGATAA
- a CDS encoding zinc ribbon domain-containing protein codes for MNKYLQQLVSLSQIDQKIDSYAPRIESINRNLQLKKDEIIAIDENIEKVDNEISELKVQIANTNSHINEFNAKIKEISKKTSAVKSEKEIKALNLEEDLAKDQLEAANEEINRLERIIDSKNELKSELEMKKTQIQNSLEGISSEVADEIKAIDDERSKIYDQKEKLLADMNQKILTFYEKIRKWAKNTAVVPVRKQACYGCFMKINDKTYAHIIKSDDITTCPHCGRILYKETTQE; via the coding sequence ATGAATAAATATCTACAGCAACTTGTAAGTTTATCACAAATAGATCAAAAAATAGATAGTTACGCACCAAGAATTGAGAGTATTAATAGAAATTTACAACTTAAAAAAGATGAGATAATCGCTATAGATGAAAATATAGAAAAAGTTGATAATGAAATATCAGAATTAAAAGTTCAAATTGCCAATACAAACTCTCACATTAATGAATTTAACGCTAAAATCAAAGAAATTAGTAAAAAAACTTCAGCAGTAAAAAGCGAAAAAGAGATAAAAGCTCTAAATTTAGAAGAGGATTTAGCTAAAGATCAGCTTGAAGCAGCTAATGAAGAGATTAATAGACTTGAGAGAATTATCGATAGTAAAAATGAGTTAAAATCTGAGCTTGAGATGAAAAAAACGCAAATTCAAAATAGCCTTGAGGGTATAAGTAGCGAAGTTGCTGATGAGATAAAAGCTATTGATGATGAAAGAAGTAAAATTTACGATCAAAAAGAGAAGCTATTAGCTGATATGAATCAAAAAATTCTTACATTTTATGAAAAAATTCGTAAATGGGCTAAAAATACAGCCGTTGTGCCAGTGAGAAAACAGGCTTGTTATGGCTGTTTTATGAAGATAAATGATAAGACTTATGCTCATATTATTAAAAGTGATGATATAACTACATGTCCGCATTGTGGTAGAATTCTCTATAAAGAGACTACACAGGAGTGA
- a CDS encoding Nif3-like dinuclear metal center hexameric protein, with protein sequence MKIFEIYAILDSIAPFELQESWDNSGLIIGSMNDEFDDIVLSLDLDSTIVASAKPNTLFITHHPLIFKGLKRVDSSKYPSNLIKMMIKKDISLISMHTNYDKVVLNRFVLSEILGYQDYEQYGDFILKFEVNQSFEEFVSRIKSKLNLPTLRVVKGSEFIKTAAICTGSGSELIGSFEADCFLSGDFKYHTALESYENSLSLIDINHFESERYFGESLAFYLQKFNLFATITNSINPFEYR encoded by the coding sequence GTGAAAATATTTGAAATTTACGCTATTTTAGATAGTATAGCACCATTTGAACTACAAGAGAGTTGGGATAATTCTGGATTAATCATAGGTAGCATGAATGATGAATTTGATGATATTGTGCTTAGCTTGGATTTAGATAGCACTATTGTGGCTAGTGCTAAGCCAAATACGCTTTTTATCACTCATCATCCGCTTATTTTTAAGGGGTTAAAAAGAGTTGATAGTAGCAAATATCCATCAAATTTAATCAAAATGATGATTAAAAAGGATATTAGCCTAATCTCAATGCATACTAATTATGATAAGGTTGTTTTAAATCGATTTGTCCTAAGCGAGATTTTGGGTTATCAAGATTATGAACAATATGGCGATTTTATACTTAAATTTGAGGTAAATCAGAGCTTTGAAGAGTTTGTATCTAGGATAAAATCTAAATTAAATTTACCAACTTTAAGGGTTGTCAAGGGGTCTGAATTTATAAAAACGGCCGCAATTTGCACTGGAAGTGGGAGTGAATTAATTGGTAGCTTTGAGGCTGATTGCTTTTTAAGTGGTGACTTTAAGTATCACACAGCACTTGAATCTTATGAGAATTCGCTTAGCTTGATTGATATAAATCATTTTGAAAGTGAGCGATATTTTGGGGAGTCGTTGGCATTTTACTTGCAAAAATTTAATCTTTTTGCTACAATCACAAATTCAATAAATCCATTCGAATATAGATAA
- the glyQ gene encoding glycine--tRNA ligase subunit alpha has protein sequence MTFSQIILTLQQYWNEQGCIVVQPYDMPAGAGTYHQATFLRSLGDKPWNVAYVAPSRRPTDGRYGQNPNRLGSYYQFQVIMKPSPKNIQELYLKSLERLGLDLKKHDIRFVEDNWESPTLGAWGLGWEVWLDGMEVTQFTYFQQVGGIPCEVVSAEVTYGIERLAMYLQDKDSVYDIIWDEHNSNVVTYGDVHKQSEFEFSKYNFEIADTAKLFDWFESYSNECKAILEHGLALPAYDYCMLAAHTFNVLDARGAISVTQRQDYILKIRELAKGCAMAYKKSLNR, from the coding sequence ATGACATTTAGCCAGATAATTTTAACTCTTCAGCAGTATTGGAATGAGCAAGGTTGCATTGTCGTCCAACCATATGATATGCCAGCTGGTGCTGGGACATATCATCAAGCTACATTTTTACGCTCTTTAGGAGATAAGCCTTGGAATGTGGCATATGTAGCTCCATCTAGACGACCAACCGATGGTAGATATGGTCAAAACCCAAATAGACTTGGTAGCTACTATCAATTTCAAGTAATAATGAAACCAAGCCCAAAAAATATCCAAGAGCTATATCTAAAAAGCTTAGAAAGGCTTGGATTAGACCTTAAAAAACATGATATTAGATTTGTAGAAGATAACTGGGAGAGCCCAACTCTTGGTGCGTGGGGCTTAGGCTGGGAAGTTTGGCTAGATGGTATGGAGGTTACGCAATTTACATATTTTCAGCAAGTTGGCGGAATACCTTGTGAGGTAGTTAGCGCAGAAGTAACATATGGAATCGAACGCCTGGCTATGTATCTTCAAGATAAAGATAGTGTTTATGATATTATTTGGGATGAGCATAATTCAAATGTAGTAACCTACGGCGATGTCCATAAACAGAGCGAATTTGAATTTAGCAAATATAACTTTGAAATAGCTGATACTGCTAAGCTCTTTGATTGGTTTGAGTCATACTCTAATGAGTGTAAGGCGATTTTGGAGCATGGGTTGGCACTTCCAGCTTATGATTATTGTATGCTTGCGGCACATACTTTTAATGTGCTTGATGCTCGTGGGGCGATTAGCGTTACGCAAAGGCAAGATTATATCCTTAAGATTAGAGAGTTGGCTAAGGGTTGTGCTATGGCTTATAAAAAGAGTTTAAATAGGTGA
- a CDS encoding DUF3972 domain-containing protein produces the protein MKTYLAIDEFCQLVHLKREVVDGMIQRGALNTKIDNDIVYIEANEGTMSVVPTSNGEMVVSGEPYNLPGESFVEKTIGTILNLHEKVLDAKDETLDALRNENKFLKEALYSMQELYDEDRKTVETLTNQLKLAQEEVEFLKRKYKLMWNKAIENFNDNKGNL, from the coding sequence ATGAAAACATATCTAGCTATTGATGAGTTTTGTCAGCTAGTTCATTTAAAACGAGAAGTTGTAGATGGCATGATCCAAAGAGGTGCATTAAATACAAAAATAGATAATGATATAGTCTATATAGAGGCAAATGAAGGCACTATGAGCGTGGTGCCAACTAGCAATGGAGAGATGGTAGTAAGCGGAGAGCCTTATAACTTGCCTGGAGAGAGCTTTGTAGAAAAGACCATTGGGACTATTTTAAATTTACACGAAAAAGTTTTAGACGCTAAAGATGAGACGCTAGATGCACTTAGAAATGAGAATAAATTTCTCAAAGAGGCTTTATACTCCATGCAAGAACTATATGATGAAGATAGAAAAACCGTAGAGACGCTTACTAATCAGCTTAAATTGGCTCAAGAAGAGGTTGAGTTTTTAAAGAGAAAATATAAGCTAATGTGGAATAAAGCAATAGAGAATTTTAATGACAATAAAGGAAATTTATGA
- the purE gene encoding 5-(carboxyamino)imidazole ribonucleotide mutase, which translates to MKFISIIMGSKSDYEIISETAKILEEFDVKYEMIISSAHRSPARTHQYVEDADARGAALFICAAGMAAHLAGAVSAYTIKPVIGVPMGGSAVNGVDALYSTVQMPAGIPVATLAIGKAGAKNAAYLAMQILALTDENLAIKLKEDREKQAKLLEADSKKIEVLLGGAK; encoded by the coding sequence ATGAAATTTATAAGCATTATAATGGGTAGTAAGAGCGATTATGAGATTATTAGTGAAACGGCTAAGATTTTAGAGGAATTTGATGTCAAATATGAGATGATTATTAGCTCAGCTCACAGAAGCCCAGCTAGAACTCATCAATATGTAGAAGATGCCGATGCTAGGGGTGCGGCTCTATTTATATGTGCAGCTGGTATGGCAGCTCATTTAGCTGGAGCGGTATCGGCTTATACTATTAAGCCAGTTATTGGTGTGCCTATGGGTGGATCAGCTGTAAATGGCGTAGATGCGCTATACTCCACAGTTCAAATGCCAGCTGGCATACCAGTGGCGACTTTGGCAATTGGTAAGGCTGGAGCTAAAAATGCTGCGTATTTAGCAATGCAAATTTTAGCCCTAACTGATGAAAATTTAGCAATAAAATTAAAAGAAGATAGAGAGAAACAAGCTAAATTATTAGAGGCAGATTCTAAAAAGATCGAGGTGCTTCTAGGTGGTGCTAAATGA
- a CDS encoding peptidase U32 family protein — protein MKRPELLSPAGNLTKLKIALAYGADAVYASVGNFSLRQRSAKEFNLESFEYGVKLAHKSGVKFYATINGFPYNTQLDNLKKHIKTISEFGVDAFIIATPGVMKLAKEIAPNIEIHLSTQANVMNYLDAQIYHDMGASRIVAAREMSLKDAVLIKEMIPSLELEIFCHGSMCFAYSGRCLVSAVQSGRLSNRGSCANDCRFNYELYAKSPDNGALFRLEESEHGTHIMNSKDLNLSKHIERIIKTQAIDSLKIEGRTKSEYYVACATKAYKMAIDDTIAGNFRPEIYEAELNTLKNRGFSDGYLIHKPYEREDTQNHINSIEEGTHQVHAISTDGVSFKTKFKIDTKHEYEIFAPVNAVINSVENELGSIYKKDDKYYVKFKKLISTKGKEFDEIHSGNENEIRLPANLPEFSFLRKEIIKGE, from the coding sequence GTGAAAAGACCAGAACTTTTAAGCCCAGCTGGGAATTTAACCAAGCTTAAAATCGCTTTGGCTTATGGGGCTGATGCGGTTTATGCTAGTGTAGGTAACTTCTCTTTGCGTCAAAGAAGTGCGAAGGAATTTAATCTTGAAAGCTTTGAATATGGTGTAAAATTAGCCCATAAAAGCGGGGTAAAATTTTACGCTACAATAAATGGATTTCCATATAATACTCAGCTTGATAATCTCAAAAAACATATTAAAACTATTAGCGAATTTGGCGTAGATGCCTTTATTATCGCAACTCCAGGAGTTATGAAACTTGCTAAAGAGATTGCTCCAAATATTGAGATACACCTTTCTACACAAGCAAATGTAATGAATTATCTTGATGCTCAAATTTATCACGATATGGGTGCTAGTAGGATTGTCGCTGCTCGTGAGATGAGCCTAAAAGATGCGGTGCTAATAAAAGAGATGATACCAAGCTTGGAATTAGAGATATTTTGCCATGGGTCAATGTGCTTTGCATACTCTGGTAGATGTCTAGTCTCAGCAGTCCAAAGCGGTAGATTAAGCAATCGTGGAAGTTGTGCTAATGATTGCAGATTTAACTATGAATTATACGCTAAAAGCCCAGATAATGGGGCGTTATTTCGCCTAGAAGAGAGCGAGCATGGCACACATATAATGAACTCTAAAGATCTAAATTTAAGTAAGCATATAGAGAGAATCATTAAAACCCAAGCCATAGATAGCCTAAAAATAGAGGGTCGCACAAAAAGCGAGTATTATGTTGCTTGTGCGACAAAAGCCTATAAGATGGCAATTGATGATACTATAGCGGGTAATTTCCGTCCAGAAATTTATGAAGCTGAGCTAAATACGCTTAAAAATAGAGGCTTTAGCGATGGCTATCTCATTCATAAGCCTTATGAGAGAGAAGATACGCAAAATCATATAAATAGCATAGAAGAGGGCACTCATCAAGTCCATGCTATTAGCACTGATGGGGTTAGCTTTAAAACCAAATTTAAGATAGATACCAAGCATGAATACGAGATCTTTGCTCCTGTTAATGCTGTGATAAATAGCGTAGAGAATGAGCTAGGAAGTATCTATAAAAAAGATGATAAATACTATGTAAAATTCAAAAAATTAATAAGCACAAAAGGCAAAGAATTTGATGAAATTCATAGTGGAAATGAGAATGAGATTAGGCTTCCTGCTAATTTGCCTGAGTTTAGTTTTTTGCGTAAAGAGATTATAAAAGGAGAGTAG
- a CDS encoding chemotaxis protein: MTQEELDALMADDLSDLGNSIDDIDKIGLDNEANSKEDADSVVQDDGHIITHDNYRVSSTAAWPPPPPTDDHKVVHQLDDVTKDSEKKATEMFDKLETISGFFADAEGVSNDIKAGIAKNLEIFENLHSKFPNVAAFEELLELNKNLDTKLDDTINSLQMGQDEVMMTMDMMQYQDIHRQKIERVINVMRALSKYMNSLFEGKIDDDKRVGSAIHIDGDTTTEDVVSNADIEALIESLSKK; the protein is encoded by the coding sequence ATGACGCAAGAAGAGTTAGATGCGTTAATGGCTGATGATTTAAGCGATTTAGGTAATAGTATAGATGATATAGATAAGATTGGTCTTGATAATGAGGCAAATTCAAAAGAAGACGCTGATAGTGTAGTTCAAGATGATGGGCATATTATAACGCATGATAATTATAGGGTAAGCTCTACTGCGGCTTGGCCACCACCACCACCGACAGACGATCACAAAGTAGTTCATCAGCTTGATGATGTTACGAAAGATTCAGAAAAAAAAGCCACAGAGATGTTTGATAAGCTTGAGACTATTAGTGGATTTTTCGCAGATGCTGAAGGCGTATCAAATGATATAAAAGCTGGTATAGCAAAAAATCTAGAAATATTTGAAAATCTACACTCTAAATTCCCTAATGTAGCGGCATTTGAAGAGCTTTTAGAGCTTAATAAAAATTTAGATACCAAGCTAGATGATACGATAAATAGCCTTCAAATGGGACAAGATGAAGTTATGATGACTATGGATATGATGCAATATCAAGATATTCATCGCCAAAAAATAGAGAGAGTTATTAATGTAATGCGCGCTTTGAGTAAATATATGAATAGCTTATTTGAAGGTAAAATAGATGATGATAAGCGGGTTGGCTCTGCTATTCATATAGATGGGGATACTACAACCGAAGATGTTGTAAGTAACGCCGATATAGAAGCTTTAATTGAATCATTGAGTAAAAAGTGA
- a CDS encoding histidinol-phosphatase → MIVDLHNHTPLCNHATGTPIEYAKAAFNQGCKYYGFSDHAPMNFDQKYRMSFKDMDDYKESIEMVKAEFKGKMEILFGYEVDYLPGFIDERVMGAKVDYLIGSVHFLNGWGFDNPEFIGEYKNRDIDQIYIDYFNAIKDMARYGKFDIVGHIDLIKVFNYKPKKDIRIIASDALKEIKKSGMSIELNSAGLRKPVGEIYPGDEILEMMSQMGIDITLSSDAHCVEHVGLNMDKTIEKAKKFGYNEVAIYQNREKKMVKI, encoded by the coding sequence ATGATTGTAGATTTACATAACCACACCCCACTTTGTAATCACGCTACTGGGACGCCCATTGAGTATGCTAAGGCTGCGTTTAATCAAGGGTGTAAATATTATGGATTTAGCGACCACGCACCGATGAATTTTGATCAAAAATATAGAATGAGCTTTAAGGATATGGATGATTATAAAGAGTCAATTGAGATGGTTAAAGCTGAATTTAAAGGCAAGATGGAGATTCTTTTTGGCTATGAGGTGGATTATTTACCAGGATTTATAGATGAGCGAGTGATGGGAGCTAAGGTTGATTATCTCATTGGTTCGGTGCATTTTTTAAATGGCTGGGGATTTGATAATCCTGAGTTTATCGGAGAGTATAAAAATAGAGATATTGATCAAATTTATATAGACTATTTTAATGCTATCAAAGATATGGCAAGATATGGTAAATTCGATATAGTCGGTCATATTGATTTAATCAAAGTTTTTAACTATAAGCCTAAAAAAGATATTAGAATTATCGCTAGTGATGCTCTAAAAGAGATCAAAAAAAGCGGTATGAGTATAGAGCTAAATAGCGCTGGACTTCGCAAACCAGTGGGCGAAATTTATCCTGGAGATGAAATTTTGGAGATGATGAGTCAGATGGGTATTGATATTACTCTATCTAGCGATGCTCACTGCGTAGAACATGTTGGCTTAAATATGGATAAAACTATAGAAAAAGCTAAAAAATTTGGTTATAACGAGGTTGCAATATACCAAAATCGTGAGAAAAAAATGGTAAAAATTTAA
- the glnA gene encoding type I glutamate--ammonia ligase: MGRFVNSVSEFFTYCDENEVKFVDFRFTDLKGTWHHVSYNIKAINVDSFKGIPFDGSSIDAWQPIHKSDMMLIPDVETAFLDPFTADTTIIVICDVYDIYKNDLYEKCPRSIAKKAMQHLKDSGIGDVAYFGPENEFFVFDNVRIIDKQNCAMYEVDTEEGEWNDAKDYKDGYNSGHRPRAQGGYYPVQPIDSMVDLRAEMVNVLEQVGLETFVVHHEVAQGQGEIGVKFGTLVEAADNVQIYKYIVKMVAHLNGKTATFMPKPLYGDNGSGMHVHQSIWKDGKNLFYKAGTYANLSDMARWYIGGVLKHARSVAAFTNPSTNSYKRLIPGFEAPSILTYSCQNRSASCRIPYGSGEKSVRAEFRFPDSTACPYLAFAAMLMAGLDGIKNKIEPVGPMDEDLFELTLDEIRERGIEQLPHTLRGSLEAVIRDNKYLSAIMTEHFIDTYQHYKFETQVWPYEQRPTPFEFKTVYSC; this comes from the coding sequence ATGGGTAGATTTGTTAATAGCGTTAGCGAATTTTTCACATATTGTGATGAAAATGAGGTTAAATTTGTTGATTTTCGCTTTACTGATCTAAAAGGAACATGGCATCACGTATCATATAATATTAAAGCAATAAATGTAGATTCTTTTAAGGGAATTCCATTTGATGGTAGTTCAATTGATGCGTGGCAGCCTATACATAAGTCGGATATGATGCTTATACCTGATGTTGAGACTGCATTTTTAGATCCATTTACTGCCGATACAACAATCATCGTAATATGCGATGTATATGATATATATAAAAATGATCTATATGAGAAATGCCCTCGCTCAATCGCTAAAAAGGCTATGCAACACCTAAAAGATAGCGGAATTGGCGATGTTGCGTATTTTGGACCTGAAAATGAGTTTTTTGTCTTTGATAATGTAAGAATTATCGATAAACAAAATTGTGCTATGTATGAAGTAGATACTGAAGAGGGCGAATGGAATGACGCTAAAGACTATAAAGATGGTTATAATAGCGGTCATCGCCCAAGAGCACAAGGCGGATACTATCCAGTTCAACCAATTGATTCAATGGTAGATCTAAGAGCTGAAATGGTAAATGTGCTAGAACAAGTAGGTCTTGAGACCTTTGTGGTGCATCACGAAGTTGCTCAAGGTCAAGGCGAAATAGGTGTGAAATTTGGAACATTAGTAGAAGCTGCCGATAATGTGCAAATTTATAAATATATAGTAAAAATGGTAGCTCATTTAAATGGCAAAACAGCCACATTTATGCCAAAACCACTATATGGCGATAATGGTAGCGGTATGCATGTCCATCAAAGCATATGGAAAGATGGTAAAAATTTATTTTATAAAGCTGGAACATACGCTAATCTAAGCGATATGGCTAGATGGTATATTGGTGGGGTGTTAAAACATGCTAGAAGCGTTGCAGCATTTACCAATCCAAGCACAAATAGCTACAAAAGATTAATTCCTGGATTTGAAGCACCAAGCATTTTAACATACTCTTGCCAAAATAGAAGTGCTAGTTGCAGAATTCCATATGGATCAGGTGAAAAAAGCGTAAGAGCTGAGTTTAGATTTCCTGATAGCACCGCTTGCCCATATCTAGCATTTGCAGCAATGCTGATGGCAGGACTTGATGGTATCAAAAATAAAATTGAGCCAGTTGGGCCAATGGACGAGGATCTATTTGAGCTAACTCTTGATGAGATTAGAGAGCGTGGAATTGAGCAATTACCACATACACTAAGAGGAAGCTTAGAAGCTGTAATCCGTGATAATAAATATTTAAGCGCTATAATGACAGAGCACTTTATAGATACATATCAACACTATAAATTTGAAACTCAAGTATGGCCATATGAGCAACGCCCTACTCCATTTGAGTTTAAAACAGTATATTCTTGCTAA